TTTAGGGATTTCCAttttacttccattttatgctactttgtaCTTAAACTCCAATACATTCAATTAAGagataaatataattaattcaaGTCCCAATGagaaaaaagatatataaaaccaaaatctaaacacacaaatattctAGAAGTACAAAACCCGAGAGCTGTAGCCTGTATGGATCTTAATGTTTGTACTGGTCACCTGCATATGACACAGAGGCTAACACTAATGTGcttttaatattaatacaaaCTCTATTTCCTCTTCCCATGTCTCAGGAGAGTTATGTGACGTATGTGGACAACCTGCGGCTGGCAGGAGAAATCATCAGCGTCCTGGGAGCTTTTGCCATCTTGTTGCTGGAGGTGActttatgaaacatttttcatcttcataCATAATGTATGCTATATTACAGTGTATTGCACATACACATCCTGCTGTATCCGTCTCTCCAACAGATCCCAGACATACTAAGAGTGGGAGCAAAGCGCTACTTTGGCCAGACAGCACTGGGAGGCCCCTTCCACGTCATCCTGTAAGTACAAACACTTCTGAGCAGTAAAAGAAAGCTTACTGTTCTGAAATACCTTCTAAccttcctgctgtttgtgttgttctgACCAGCATCAGCTACGCCTGCTTGGTGGTGCTGCTATGTGTGTTCAGAGCCTGCGAGGTGCAGGGAGAGGCCGTGGTGATGGCAGTGTGTTTAGTTCTGGGTTGGTGCAACGTCATGTTCTTCGCCCGGGGTTTTGAAATGCTCGGCCCTTATGTCATCATGATACAGAAGGTAGGAGACAGCTCAGACTGGACCCAGACAAAGTGATACATGCTAAAGGAGCTCACGAGTAACATATAAATAGTAGATTGTTCCATACGCACCTGTATCGGTTTTTGAGGTTCACccatttgtgttttcataccAAACTACCATGTGTCTCATTTCCCTCTAGATTATATTTGGAGACCTGACGAAGTTCATGTGGCTGACTGTCATTGTGCTCATTGGTTTTTCCACCTGTGAGTTTATGCTCAAagacatgaacaaacaaaccTTTAATTCTCACAAAGCTTCTAAGATGAGGAATTGTTGAAATAAGAATTTTCAGCAATGTTTATGTGgtaatttttcctttattttccctctcAGCCCTGTGGATGGTATATATGACCCAGGCGCCTGATGCCATCCCTGCATATAGCTCCTTCCCCATCACTCTCTTCTCCCAGTTTGAGCTCAGTGTGGGCCTCATAGATCTGCCTGTGGAACATACCATCAGTACACCCCCGATCGTTCACGTGATACACTGTGCCTTCTCAGTGGTCTCCTACATCCTGCTGCTAAATCTACTGATAGCGATGATGAGCGACACACACTGGAGGGTGGCCCAGGAGAGAGATGAGCTCTGGAGAACTCAGGTAACACGCACATATTAACTGAAGAAATGCAAACATGCATCTAAAGGCGCAAATATAAATGCACAGTAAACATCTCGTCAAGACCCTTTGCATTGCTGTCTCATAGTAAGATCTATAATGATGTGCAGGTGGTGGCCACAACTTTGATGCTGGAGAGGAGGCTGCCACGCTGGCTGTGGCCTCGGCTGGGGGTGTGTGGGCTAAACTACGGCCTGAAGGAGTGCTGGTATCTTAGGTAAGACACTACTGCAGtggcaggaaaagaaaaacctgacatAACAGAAACATACATAGCAGAGCTGACATCATATAAAGTGCAGTGACGTAcagtaaaagctttttttagGCTTACAATTTTCACTAAAAATAATCACACAGGGAGACACCAGTTTGTCCAGTGACCACAACCTAATGCGCCTCTAATGCACTGCAGCCACAAGTCATGTTGTGCCATGAGTAATAAGCACAACTCTCTCTTACTGTTTTTCTGCTACTATAATTATCACCTCCACTTACACATACAGACTATAACAAAATTTAactcattttgggaaatgtactTATTTGCTCTCTACCTGAGAGTTAAATGataagatcaataccactctacAGTCTATAcgataaatatgaagccacaacCAGCAGCCaagtagcttagcttagcataaagactggaaacagggaaacagctagcctggctctgcctgGAGGTAACAAAATTTGCCTACTTGCACCTCTAAAGTCtttgctggttgcctggcaacctcaacATGTCGTTTTTGCACTTTGgtttttatacagattaaacaaacaagatgtagCATGTTCATTTATGAGCTTCAGAAGTACCGGTAGGGATTGTGTTACTTTTAGGcagaggcaggctagctgtttcccccttttttccagtctttatgctaatctaagataaccagctgctggctttaGTATCGTATTTACGAGAGTGGTATCTTGTCATCTCACTTTAAGAAAGCAAATGTGCATTTCTCAAATAGTAGCTTGTTCCATACGCACCTGTCCCGGTTTTTGAGGCTCAACTGTTTGTGTTCCGCATCTCAAAATGTGgaagtattcctttaaagtaGTTGTAGTCTGTATGTATAGGTGGAATAGGGTTGATAATAATAGCACAGTATCAATACGAGAGTGAGAGTTGTGCTTCTTATTCGCAGCACAACACGACTTGCAGCTGCCAACGCATTAAAGGCCACTTAGGTTGTGCTCAGTGGACAAActtgtgtctctctgtgagACAATtgcccaaaatgttgaactattcctttaagcatGCTATATCATGTGTTATCAAAAGGTACATAGTGGAAAAAAGAGTGCTAAATGAGGAAAGGTGAGGGTTCACCGAAAATTAAATCACACTTCATCTCCAAATAGATCAAAACCTTTAAATAATAGTTTTCAGGGTAAGGGTGATTACCTTGACACATCTGTTACTCCTGGTTTACTCTGCCCTCTTTGTAGGGTTGAGGACAGAAATGACTCGATGTTGCAAAAGATGCGACGTTATATCAAAGCCTTCTCCAAAGAGGatgaaaaggaaacagaggGATTCGAGAAGACTGACACAATAAAGGGGTCGAGCTCAGGATCCCCGAACCTCAGACCCAAAAACAAAGGCGGGTTTAACAGGAGGACTCTGACAGGCTGGCAGATGATTCGCCACAGCGCTTTGGGTTTGGAGATGGAGCAGGAGGAGCCAGAGGAGGACCAGGACATTAAACATGTTTAGAATGAGATTCTGCCTGAGCCTGAAGTGCGTTTTCTGAGGCCAGCCATCATCTCACAGTCCTGAACATATGAAATAGACTTAAAGTGTTGATGAATTTCAGTGAACTAACTTGCCAGAAGAGGACTCAACCACCTCAGTTTCTCGTTATAGTCAACAGTGCAATTATTCCTGCAGTATTATACTCTAGAAAagagtgtgttatttttatagcaatataaaaaatgtgtagCAGTAATATATACTGAGctaaaacaaagtgaaatataGACATTAAACTTATTATGTAGATGCATGAACATTTTTATATGGGAATAAAACCTTGTTGAAACAAAGTCACTAGTGTCTATTGGTCATACAGCAGTGTAAGAAATCATACAGTAAGAGTGAGATACCCTCATAGTGCTTACAAGGATCATTAGTGATATATTAGAGTCCAAATGATGCTATACAATCCCgcaagaaaatataatttacaaaaatctGACTAAACAGCACCACAGGTGTTAAATACAAACCATCTAAAATCTATGAAGCGACATTATCTTTCTTGTCTGGATAGTACTGATTGAAGTGTGAAGTTGAAAGAgaaatgatttgaaatgttATGGAAGCGTTGATGCTTGTTGACCAAGAATAGGTTTGCTTGTCTTCCGGTTAAAAAGACGATGCTATCAGAGCTGCAGCTGACAGATGAAGTAGGTGTAGTGTTTGCACGGCGCCTTGACCCAGTTCTTCTCAGATGGGCTTCCACCAATCAGGATCCCACAATCCCCTGTTTGTATGCCTCCTGCCCAATAACTGAAAACAATAGAAAAGAATATTGACAATTAAATCCAGATGACAGAGTATTGTGGTTATTCGTTTTTATTAAACTGGAGAGAGAATAAATcatcagttgtttgttttgttttttttaaaatatatattcactCTGTGGCCAATTTATTTGGTAAACCTGTACAACGAGttcaattatatatttttgcaaagaGTTTTtagttagtggtggtgttgtgcTGGACTATTTAACATTGATgggtgtttctaatattttgcccccctcatgaatgtaaatagGGAGGATGAACAAATAGAGACAGTCAATATATTGTAGTACAACACCACCCTTCACTGTGGCCTCAGTAATaagtgagtgtatgtttttgggttttaaacACATTAGGAGCAATtccacaaagacaaacatgtcgccttttctctctcgctcttccCCCTCTACAATAATCTCCTTCACACCCACACCACTTTCGGAAAACTATAAAATTGACTCATATTTacacaaaatgatcaaaacattaAGGCCCCAAATATGAATGAACaatcctgaaaaagaaaaaagaaaagagacaagactgctagaaaggaaaaaaggatcACCTCTCTCGCAGCATAGTGTCGTTGACCCAGCTCCACgagttttctttctgtctcagcCCGATCCAGTACTTCAGGTTCCCTTCCTTAGTCAGAAAACTCTAGAAGAAAGAGGaccattcacattcacacagataTGGTGTGAAAATTATTACCATCAGAGGAAGGAAGTGAGTGGGACCAAGAGTTTAAGTGGATTGCAGATTAACCTGAACTCTCTGGTTGGTGATGACAGCCAGAGACCCTCCTCTAGAGGTGCAGTTCCTCTGGCTCTGATCCCAGCTAAGCCTGAAGGTGGACAGGTAAAAGCACGTTCGTCCAAAAGTCAGCCAGCCATCTGCACACTGCTGGCAGCCGTGAtctggaaggagagagagattcagTACAGACAATGTtgaaacaaaagggaaaacaaaaggtCACTCAGCAAATGTGAACTAAATTTATAGCAaccattgtttttcttgtgGTTTCGtttctatttccttttttgcccatatatatgtatgtatatatagatagatcTATATATAGATCTATCTATACATACGTAtctagatagatatatagatgtAGATATCAGGAAATAAGTCTAGGAGGAAATAATAGAACTGACTAAACTctgctgaattttgttttaaattaactaAAATATTCTGAgttctttaaaaacaagcacGGGAACTAACTTCCTCTGTTTGAAAAACCATGTGGGAAACTGTAAAAGCAGAACTAGACTAAAAACATGACATCTGAGAAAGtatgaattgtttttctttgatctaGATTTTACTTTGGCTTGTAAAAGGTTTTTctacatcacatttttcctcctgACATTGCACTCACCATGGGGTTGAATTTTGTGGAAGTGGGCCTGGCATTGTTCGTAGTTGCATGTTGGAGCAAATGAAGGGACTTGCTTGTCCGCTatctttatttcctctctctctgggcAGACTGTGGATCCATTTTGGACTAGAAATCAGAGCAGAGTGGGAGGAGTtgtgagggaaaagaaaaatgcctaGAGGCGGCAGAATTGCAATCGGCCACACTTTGTATTCCTTTATACAATTAATACAATAAAAGCAACATGATCTtgatatatatactgtattttccacATTGTTCCGATCCTGCACTGCCAGTAGTAGCTACAGTCCTTTCATAATCTGCTTTGGTGTTAcaaacataatccagccagcagcagtttgtttttaaaacactgacGTGAATTCAGATCCATGGCTGCGGATACTCACATTTCAAACTGAGGACAATGATGACCAGCAGCAGGATCAGGCAGATTATTGTCAGGAATAAACACCCAGCACGGTACAGACGTGCTGTTCCCCCAGTCTGTTTTCCTGAGGAAGAAGACATCAACAGGATGTTAGTGAGATATTTCATTAACCACAACGCGGACCACCATCAAGGCTTGTAAAAACAGCTACGGTCTACCTTTCTCCCCCTCCAGTTCAACCGATAACTTGGATGACAGGTTTTCCTTGGCTTCATCTTTTTTGTCCTCGCCATAAATGCGACACAACTTTATATACATGGCGAGAAATGTCCTGGGATTAGTGAGGAGGCTTGTTTACCCTGTCTTGCTCCGCTTCCTGCACTGCACACATACGTCTGCCTCCAACAGTGCAGTTTTAAGACACCCCCACCGCCACCCCTCTTGTCTCATCACCATAGCAACATGGCCTTGAATCATTCCTAAATTAATCGTGGAGAACAGTGCTCAACTTGTCCTTCAACTCCACAGAACTTTTCCTGTAactccctttgtctctctctgtaagaATGAGATCGTGTGTGAGAGAGTAAAAGAGGCACAGGCGGATACTGTCGGCCTGGAGATACTGTACTTCAAAACAACAGATAGACTTCCTTCCTTGAGGTCATTTCAGATAGGAGCGTTTCAGACATTTAAGTGTCTGTGTAAAACACTCTTCAGAGACAGAACATATGGTCGTCACTGACGGAGATTTGAAACATTCGTCTGTAACtatgtgattgaagtgcagGATCTTGTGAAACAAGAGGGAATCAAACAAGACCTGGCTCAAGAAACTTCAGACAGTGAGTCATCTCCTTCCTCTTGAACCTCAACAATGTAagcaaaataattttcattcttttaataaaatcagaatttcTTGTAAACCGAGGCCATAATTTGATTCACATTACAGAGAGATTAATAACTTGTGTTACTGTAGCTTTAGTATACtgtattggctttttttttcctattagGATTGAAGGCTTGTTGTCTAGAACAGTAATACGTACTCCTGTTTCACCATGTCattgtcttctttgtttttgaattggTGCCAttgaaaagagcaaaagacaTAACAAATGGTGGATGTGTCAAAATGTACAGACATTAAGATAGAGCAGCAAAACAGCTTATGACACATAATGTTATGGTCATGGTGTGAAGTTGtagaaaatgtatatattttagcTGAACGATGAATTGTGTTAATTACTTTCACAAAGCTGTATTCACAGTGTATATTAatatctatagatatctatctatagatatttaatatctatatatctatgtgTCTATAGACCCTTTTAACAGAAGATATTTTGACCTGTCATAGGAGGAAAAGCATAagtcttaataataataacataacaaTAACATTAACGATGGCTCTGCTCTTCCAAGTTTCCCTGTAAGTCACGACAGTGTCACAGTGAGGAAGCATGCACAACTCCTGGACCCTGAAACTGACGCCGCTACATGGAATTCAaccatcattatttttattatttcctccaccaaggaggttatgtaatcacccgtgtctgtttggtgctttgttggtttgtttacttGTCAGCAGGATCgggcaaaaagtactgaaccgatttgcaccaaactcggtggagggatgggacatgggGCAAGGGAAGAGCCAAACCCAAGACCAATTGCTTTTTACAACCTCAACTCTTTTTCACCTTATAAATTGAAGATATATTGACATACAAAGGGTTTGTTTGCTAGGTGGAGAATCATTTGTCAACTAAGCACaatttaaaagtatatttttacTTCCATgttcataaaaatgaatgatgtaaacaaaacctttaaagcatgagaaaacataaataaatcatatcTACATGCTATCTTGTATTAGTCTGTGTATTGACTGTTTACATCCAGATTACTaattgtgctttttaaaaaactgtcagtTATTAATATTCAACATCTATAATTTACATTCTGCcatgaataatatatttataagttaatataaatatatttatacgTTTTTTATGCAAATAACATATAATGAGATTTTAACAAATATTGTTTATGCatagcattattattataattgtgtatgtataaatatttagtATGTTCAATTGTATTACATTTTCACCCTGGTCAAATTAGAATCTTTTGAGTTCAATTTAACTATAGCAAGGATGAAGCGCTCATGCTGGTTAACTCACAGGATGTGACTTACTACTAGAGTTTAAACAATTTACTGATTGATTGGCAGAAAATTGTCAACaaatttaatgattaattaatctTTTCATCACTACTTCAGAAAAAAGATTTCTTAGTCCTGGttgatagtaaattgaatgtctttggcttttggacaaaacaagctactACAATATGTCATCTTAGGCTCTTGGAAATtgtgatgtgcatttttcactatttccagATAATATAAAAACCAAATTACTAATtgattggaaaaataaaaaaataattggcagattattctataataaaaataaatgtaaattgcAGCCCTGCAgattttaactctgttttgatACAATGCAACAGATATACAATAGACTGTAGAATCACTTTTATATCAGGTACATCAGAGAAATGCAAAAACGTTTAACATTAGCATTgtgaaagaaggaaggaaggaagttaGTTCTTTTCCCAGAAAATAGTTTTGGTATGATGTCACAGCCTTGCCTCcactttgttctgttttttgttgttgtctgaaTCAGTTGTATGAGAAAAACAGAACGATCATGAAATCTAAATGCAACTAAATGCAGTTTATCACGTTATTTGAAGGACCtatcaaaaatatgtttactggtgttatttttactgaagagaTCGGCATGCATGCTAAGACGCATTCTGAAATGCAGTCTTTGGGTGTTTCAGCTATAAAAAGAGGACAtacataatttatataattGTTTACCAGCTTTTGTTTTAACTGGAGAGTCGCCAACACAAGCCTCCAAATAGATGTCCTCAGGTGGACACTGTAGTTTAGAGTAGTGGTAGGGTTCTGCTTCCTCTACAGATcgacaaaaatacagacagaccCATTTCATCATGAGACATGAACCATCTGGAGTTCTTTTccaaaaattcagtttattgtaaactccaaacaacaaaatcaaatcttTTTGATTTCAGCATTaacatcagtttatttttaacattttatttaaaattttggaGATCCAGCATATagcaatatttttgtcaaacagtCCAATAGGGTACATGCATAATTTTCAGTTCTACAATATAAGCTTGTTTTGTATCCGTACTATCAAGCGTGATCTGAATTTCTTGTACCTTTAGTTTTGCTTTCCAGCGTCAGTTCAGTTGCtcctttatcttctttttttttttcttctttaccttTGGCGATGTCCTTCATCTCCATGGCTCTTCTCTTCTGTTCGTCTAACTTTCGTTTTTTCCCGGGAAGTCTTACAGACTTGACCGGTCAGCTGACAATGAGGTTATGTAACCTTTTAATCATACAGATCAAAACACTGGTTGCAAAACTCATTTGTCATGATGTTAACTTTTccggtttgaaaaaaaataaaaccgcACAACTGTTACCAGACTTAAAGCGTCCAGCGAGTATGGCTCATTTAGTCGGTGAACACAGAACACTTCCCCTTGAGGATTTATCCTGTCTTTATTCTTCCTCTAAAACACTAGTGGACAGTTGGCTTTTGGGGAAGATGCTTGCGTGTAAACAAGTTGTCTACCCGTGTATTTTCAGCATGATCATGTCTGATAATCATGTCTTATACTCTGAAaagggcaaaaataaataaaaagatgttaAATCCTGCAATGCAATGAAAACTTCAATCTAAAATATTCAATGCGTAGCAATTAAAAGGTTTTGAAttcaattttcatttctgtgttttttctactGACATCTTAAGCCACAGGTTTGGCAGATggagacacacgcacacattaacAGAAGGACAAGAAATCtgaatttttgcattttcatctttattttccacaaaaaattggtattaatttacaaaagaaaaaatactatTTGCATTAAATACAGATGACTGAGAAAGATAACGAGAGTTCTCTCAACATAATTACAATAACTTCCTTTTCAATGcgttatttctttcttttcaactttcctctttctccttccacCATATAAGGAATCAACATAACGTGAAGTGTAATAAAATGCATTATGCTCAACCCCGAAATACTGACAAAGCTGAAACCCTACCAGCAAACTCTGCCTTTTGCAAAGCCTTTCTTCCACCATGTACTGTAGTTACTTATCAAAACtaatataatagaaaataatagtGGTGTGAAACATTACAAATAGCCTTAACTCTTTATTCCTCAGACAATCTCACTTAGTCACCTCTCAttatctctttgtctctttctccagTCTTTTGTCGTCCCTCAGGCACCATACACACTCTCATTACTGTAGGTCATGTAGAGAAACAGGTCCTCCTCATGGTGCTCCTGGAACACAACGAAGCACAGAACGATGCATAATTTAGCATGACAACAGTACCGTCAAGAGTGCGCACGCAGACTGAAACCTCTCTTCTAACGTAAAAATTGCCCAATAAGCAAATTAAACTTTTGTTTCTACATGAAAATTGCAGTCAGCAATTTATGCGACCACCTAATTTAAttacttggggaaaaaaaagattcttatAAAATTAACACGAAAATTACTCTGATTACATGTTGGCTTTATGCCTTAGTAACCGTCACCAAGTTCAAAATACGAACAAACTGCGCTTTCTTGAGCACACAACAAACTGCTGATTTTTCACTTTCCGAAAGACTGAAATCAGTACGGTcggcaaggtttttttttgttttgtttacattgaaATTGTGTTACTGGTGAGCTATTTGTGAAATCACAGAAAGTGAAGTAATACTGCTGTCTAAACAGATTTTCATCTAGCACAGCCTAGCAGGCAAGACATTTTTGGTATGTTGTGTTGAGGGGGAAGGGTGAAAATGTTTACGTGTAAGCTGAAACGTCTCAATAATGTAGCTGTGGACTCGTGTATAGCTTCAGAAGAGGACACTGATCTGCAAATGTCTGTAAATATGTTTGTACTCCTGCTGGTCAAGTGTGTGCGTTGGGGAGGATCCTCATGTAAATGTGAGGATGTGTGTGGACAGCTGCAGTTACCTCATATACAGCAGAAAGAGGGGAGCTGGATGGGGGAAGGGAGTTGTTGACGAAGAAGAATAGTGCCTCCTCTGGTCTCAAAGACACACGCTGACGGATCAGGAAGCACAACTGGCCCACTAAACAACaggatggggagagagagagagagaaagaaagagcaagaTGGTGAGTGGGggggtcacacacacagtagattCATGAGTCTACCATCAGATTCAGTAGATTCATGAATCTACTGTGTaagcaagaaaacaacaaagtgtgGCAGATGACTAGGTCGCTGGTCAGGTTCGAGCCAGATTCAGTGATACTAAACAAAGCAGGCGCAGGCTTTAAGAAAACATCATCAGATccaataagaaagaaaaaataaagctataAAGAGTAATTTG
This sequence is a window from Xiphias gladius isolate SHS-SW01 ecotype Sanya breed wild chromosome 22, ASM1685928v1, whole genome shotgun sequence. Protein-coding genes within it:
- the si:dkey-26c10.5 gene encoding early activation antigen CD69 isoform X2; protein product: MYIKLCRIYGEDKKDEAKENLSSKLSVELEGEKGKQTGGTARLYRAGCLFLTIICLILLLVIIVLSLKFQNGSTVCPEREEIKIADKQVPSFAPTCNYEQCQAHFHKIQPHDHGCQQCADGWLTFGRTCFYLSTFRLSWDQSQRNCTSRGGSLAVITNQRVQSFLTKEGNLKYWIGLRQKENSWSWVNDTMLRESYWAGGIQTGDCGILIGGSPSEKNWVKAPCKHYTYFICQLQL
- the si:dkey-26c10.5 gene encoding C-type lectin domain family 4 member E isoform X1 gives rise to the protein MEMKDIAKGKEEKKKEDKGATELTLESKTKEEAEPYHYSKLQCPPEDIYLEACVGDSPVKTKAGKQTGGTARLYRAGCLFLTIICLILLLVIIVLSLKFQNGSTVCPEREEIKIADKQVPSFAPTCNYEQCQAHFHKIQPHDHGCQQCADGWLTFGRTCFYLSTFRLSWDQSQRNCTSRGGSLAVITNQRVQSFLTKEGNLKYWIGLRQKENSWSWVNDTMLRESYWAGGIQTGDCGILIGGSPSEKNWVKAPCKHYTYFICQLQL